In one Sporomusa sphaeroides DSM 2875 genomic region, the following are encoded:
- a CDS encoding XAC2610-related protein produces MRRLVMILMLTLVWPFGVNLPPVQASEEGAFPPVAIGKGAPTVSIVISADRIAVYQEGKTQSLLQEIPYNAAILPELADSERVVAEDMNFDGYLDLKIASSQGSANAYYSCWLWDPKSGNFVLQEELSRLASPAFNPDVKTVYSFTHISAADSEEATYVWKDGRLWPVQIIERSYDPDEDRLIAREYRLDEQGKRQLVREQKLLTEEAMRNEYEDLSEFPFPDATPYKSPQGFSLLLPVGAAAKDTADGVKVTARKWFVLVNQLGREVQDLDNSAVREALEAKVLLQEPFSNSQIEWAYQTDTIRMNGYEFYRRPFTGTIDGQAIRGGELYYANIYGRHFQVICVKMPGISDGIILLYKMLYHTLVIEP; encoded by the coding sequence ATGCGAAGGTTGGTCATGATACTAATGTTAACACTGGTATGGCCGTTTGGTGTAAACCTGCCGCCTGTGCAGGCCTCTGAGGAAGGAGCTTTTCCGCCTGTTGCCATCGGTAAAGGCGCGCCTACGGTGAGTATTGTTATCAGTGCAGACAGGATTGCCGTTTATCAGGAAGGCAAGACACAGTCGCTCTTGCAGGAAATCCCGTATAATGCCGCAATATTGCCGGAGCTTGCGGACAGTGAGCGGGTGGTTGCCGAGGATATGAACTTTGACGGCTATCTGGATTTAAAAATTGCGTCGTCACAGGGCAGTGCCAACGCCTATTACAGCTGCTGGCTGTGGGACCCAAAAAGCGGGAATTTTGTTTTGCAGGAGGAATTGAGCCGGCTTGCTTCACCGGCATTTAACCCTGATGTAAAGACAGTGTATTCCTTTACCCATATCAGTGCCGCCGACAGTGAGGAAGCAACCTATGTGTGGAAAGACGGCAGGCTTTGGCCGGTGCAAATCATTGAGCGCAGCTATGACCCGGACGAAGATCGGCTGATAGCCAGAGAATACCGTCTGGATGAACAGGGTAAGCGCCAGCTGGTGCGGGAGCAGAAGCTGCTGACAGAAGAGGCTATGAGGAACGAATACGAGGATTTGTCGGAATTCCCGTTCCCGGATGCGACTCCCTATAAGTCACCGCAGGGCTTTTCCCTGCTCCTGCCGGTAGGAGCAGCCGCCAAGGATACCGCTGACGGCGTTAAGGTCACCGCCAGGAAATGGTTTGTGCTGGTAAATCAGCTGGGCAGGGAGGTGCAGGACTTGGATAACTCTGCAGTTCGCGAAGCCCTGGAAGCCAAGGTGCTGCTTCAGGAACCGTTTAGCAACAGTCAAATTGAGTGGGCTTATCAAACCGATACAATCAGAATGAACGGCTACGAGTTTTACCGCCGCCCCTTTACCGGGACAATTGACGGCCAGGCGATACGCGGCGGCGAACTGTACTATGCCAATATTTACGGCAGGCATTTCCAGGTAATTTGCGTCAAAATGCCGGGTATCAGTGACGGCATTATCCTGCTGTACAAAATGCTGTACCATACGCTGGTAATTGAGCCGTGA
- a CDS encoding response regulator, which produces MSNSQATILVIDDQPGIRRLLTEVLQDEGYNVLTAANGYEGIQVAIDVKPAVILMDMKMPGMDGIEALKELKRQGQGDQVIMMTAYGELDMVNEAREAGMRDYITKPFDIMSLCQIIEANIDSSSFTTERRLLIG; this is translated from the coding sequence ATGAGCAATTCCCAAGCGACAATCCTGGTGATTGACGACCAACCTGGAATCCGGAGATTGCTTACTGAGGTTCTCCAGGATGAAGGGTATAACGTACTTACAGCCGCCAACGGCTATGAGGGGATACAAGTTGCCATCGATGTCAAGCCGGCGGTTATTTTGATGGATATGAAAATGCCGGGTATGGATGGAATCGAGGCGCTGAAAGAGCTTAAGCGCCAGGGGCAGGGTGACCAGGTGATTATGATGACAGCTTACGGCGAGCTGGATATGGTTAATGAAGCCCGGGAAGCGGGCATGCGGGACTACATTACCAAACCATTTGATATTATGTCTCTATGCCAAATCATAGAGGCCAATATTGACAGCAGCAGTTTTACTACCGAGCGTCGTCTGCTCATAGGTTAA
- the rpoE gene encoding DNA-directed RNA polymerase subunit delta: MENNTSKSVDEIVLAYQILKTTGHPLHYRELIDRVVAAKGGATRPPAYVIADIHTRINLDSRFVHTGKSMWGLNEWSPQRISLREVEESATARTNDIGVRREKLLAAIQQDFEPEDGAAHTEPAALLEDEDELEEDEDELEGEDYK; this comes from the coding sequence ATGGAAAATAATACATCAAAAAGTGTTGACGAAATCGTTTTAGCTTATCAGATTCTAAAGACAACAGGCCATCCGTTACATTACCGTGAGTTAATTGACCGGGTTGTGGCTGCCAAGGGCGGAGCCACCCGGCCACCGGCCTATGTGATTGCCGATATACACACCCGGATTAATCTTGACAGCCGGTTTGTTCACACCGGTAAGAGTATGTGGGGTCTCAACGAATGGTCACCGCAGCGCATCAGCCTGCGGGAAGTTGAGGAATCGGCGACTGCCAGGACAAATGATATTGGTGTAAGGCGGGAAAAGCTGCTGGCAGCCATTCAGCAGGATTTTGAACCCGAGGATGGCGCTGCTCATACTGAGCCTGCCGCTTTGCTGGAAGACGAAGACGAGCTTGAGGAAGATGAAGACGAGCTTGAGGGCGAAGACTATAAATAA
- a CDS encoding Yip1 family protein: MSSFLETVYDVLFKPTVAMQYIAEKKLTGQALAMFGIGMLVPVWAVYAGITVTPGAPALGIMFVLHFFGSLFCWVLSAAVLNFVAELAGGRGTAVGLFAALGFSHLPRVAVTPLWVIAALLPSGLRGMAFGSIGLLVVLWTLMLNVAAIRGAHGLSGTRAVLVLLAPMLAIIGAVVAGVIFVGSSLMHLPLLG; the protein is encoded by the coding sequence ATGAGCAGTTTTCTTGAAACCGTTTATGATGTGCTGTTCAAACCCACGGTGGCAATGCAATATATTGCCGAAAAAAAATTAACCGGGCAAGCACTGGCCATGTTTGGCATTGGCATGCTTGTTCCGGTGTGGGCGGTCTATGCCGGGATAACTGTCACGCCAGGCGCGCCGGCTTTAGGTATTATGTTTGTCTTGCATTTTTTCGGCAGTTTGTTTTGCTGGGTGCTGAGCGCCGCAGTACTTAACTTTGTCGCCGAATTGGCAGGTGGCCGGGGAACGGCGGTAGGCTTGTTTGCTGCGCTGGGATTTTCCCATTTGCCACGGGTGGCGGTGACGCCGCTGTGGGTGATTGCCGCCCTGCTGCCGAGCGGCCTGCGTGGCATGGCGTTCGGCAGTATTGGCCTGCTGGTGGTTCTTTGGACCCTGATGCTGAATGTCGCTGCCATTCGCGGCGCCCATGGCTTGTCAGGCACACGGGCGGTACTGGTGTTATTGGCGCCCATGCTGGCGATTATCGGTGCGGTTGTGGCCGGGGTGATTTTTGTCGGTTCCAGCTTAATGCACCTGCCGTTGCTGGGCTAG
- a CDS encoding DUF6044 family protein translates to MAAKISLRNIFKLLYNHKAALLFTAILAAYLAPFVLLRQNAHFTINDNLDWITAWIVLAKSGKVFDLTGTVNQMLGELPRSCLPSGFNVITWLYMILPPFRAYLINLLLVHSIAFFGMYLLLKQYVITDKQQAWLAWAGAAAFATIPFYTVYGLSIAGQPLLFYAMLNAFYAKKMAVNVIIITIFALYSSLPLAGVFILAVLGLAAVYDYWRHRIKRPHFWGAIALLACSYVVTEIWLIYNAFFSEGFLSSREEINRILLGQARNWDGVQALIVENLVNGQYHAVSLHKYILLLAVPLALVSGWRQPRECKRLLLLLALAFSLSVFYGLRYSEWFMSAVSGISFLNTFQIQRFHWLHPFLWYTIFALCLSIIANIRYIGRLAATLLIILQLGYLFGNHIEYHLALKKQTDVSVLENAWLYENISYGEFFADSLFKQVDDYIGRPKSEYRIASIGIYPAITQYNGFYTLDGRLNIYPLEYKHAFRRIMAQELAKNPFWQRYFDYWGITCYIFPAELEYYQVRRAYNLKLNQLELDTQAFKNLGGEYILSAAEITNYQENGLEFLQQFNDGWSIWEVYLYRVR, encoded by the coding sequence ATGGCAGCAAAAATTTCCTTGCGCAATATTTTCAAATTACTGTACAACCATAAGGCGGCTCTATTGTTCACCGCCATACTGGCAGCCTATTTAGCCCCTTTTGTCCTTTTGCGGCAAAATGCTCATTTTACCATTAATGACAATCTTGACTGGATTACCGCTTGGATTGTACTGGCCAAAAGCGGTAAAGTTTTTGACCTGACAGGAACCGTTAATCAAATGCTGGGAGAACTGCCCCGCAGTTGTCTGCCAAGCGGATTTAATGTAATAACCTGGCTGTATATGATTCTGCCCCCCTTTCGCGCTTACCTGATTAATCTTTTACTGGTACATAGCATTGCTTTTTTCGGCATGTATCTGCTGCTGAAACAGTATGTCATCACCGACAAACAGCAGGCTTGGCTGGCCTGGGCAGGCGCCGCAGCATTTGCCACCATCCCCTTTTATACCGTCTATGGCCTGTCGATCGCCGGACAGCCCTTACTATTCTATGCCATGCTAAATGCCTTTTATGCTAAAAAAATGGCAGTTAATGTAATAATCATTACTATCTTTGCCCTGTACTCGTCATTGCCGCTTGCCGGTGTGTTTATTTTGGCAGTCCTTGGCCTGGCGGCTGTTTATGATTATTGGCGCCACCGGATAAAACGCCCGCATTTTTGGGGAGCCATTGCGCTGTTGGCCTGCTCCTATGTCGTAACAGAAATTTGGCTGATTTATAATGCTTTTTTCAGTGAAGGTTTCCTTTCCAGCCGGGAGGAAATTAACCGGATTCTCTTAGGCCAGGCCCGTAATTGGGACGGCGTGCAGGCCCTTATTGTCGAAAATCTGGTCAATGGTCAATATCACGCCGTCAGCCTGCACAAATATATTCTGCTGCTGGCTGTGCCGCTGGCTCTTGTCAGCGGCTGGCGGCAACCGCGCGAATGTAAGCGGCTGTTGTTGCTATTGGCGCTGGCGTTCTCCCTGTCTGTCTTTTATGGGTTGCGGTACTCCGAGTGGTTTATGTCAGCCGTGTCCGGCATCAGCTTTCTTAATACGTTTCAAATCCAGCGTTTCCATTGGCTGCACCCTTTCTTATGGTATACTATTTTTGCCTTATGCCTATCAATCATTGCCAACATCCGCTATATCGGCAGACTGGCTGCCACCCTGCTGATCATCTTGCAGCTGGGGTATTTGTTTGGCAATCATATTGAATACCATTTGGCTCTAAAAAAACAAACAGACGTCTCGGTGCTGGAGAACGCCTGGCTGTACGAAAATATAAGTTATGGCGAGTTTTTTGCCGACAGCCTGTTTAAGCAGGTTGACGACTATATCGGCCGGCCAAAATCAGAGTATCGGATAGCCAGCATCGGCATCTATCCTGCCATTACCCAGTATAACGGCTTCTATACTCTTGACGGTCGTCTTAACATTTACCCGCTGGAATATAAGCATGCCTTCCGCCGGATCATGGCCCAGGAGCTGGCTAAGAACCCGTTTTGGCAACGGTATTTTGACTATTGGGGGATAACCTGTTATATCTTCCCGGCCGAGCTTGAATACTATCAGGTACGCAGAGCCTATAACCTCAAGCTCAACCAGTTGGAACTTGACACCCAGGCTTTCAAAAACTTAGGCGGCGAATATATTTTATCCGCCGCCGAAATAACAAATTATCAGGAAAATGGCCTTGAATTTTTACAACAGTTTAATGACGGTTGGTCAATCTGGGAAGTTTACCTGTACCGGGTACGCTAG
- the glpX gene encoding class II fructose-bisphosphatase — MERELALEFVRVTEAAAVACGRWMGRGDKIAADQAAVDAMRAAFDTVSISGRVVIGEGEMDEAPMLFIGEEVGHGGREVDIAVDPLEGTTLVAKGLPGAIAVLAIAPRGCLLHAPDMYMDKIAVGPLARGKIDINAPVKDNLAAVATALSRKIEDVTVVILDRPRHAAIIQEARDAGARIKLITDGDVSPAVNAAIEGTGIHMLLGIGGAPEGVLAAAAIKCLGGDMQAKLWAESDNDIVRAKEMGITDINKVFTLDDLVKGDEVIFAATAITQGDLLNGVRYFGGGARTHSLVMRASTGTVRFVDAIHKFEKKPMLIKRT, encoded by the coding sequence ATGGAACGTGAATTAGCATTGGAGTTTGTACGGGTTACCGAAGCGGCAGCTGTTGCCTGCGGCCGCTGGATGGGGCGGGGTGATAAAATTGCCGCCGACCAGGCTGCCGTAGATGCTATGCGGGCTGCGTTTGACACAGTAAGCATCAGCGGTCGCGTGGTTATTGGCGAAGGTGAAATGGACGAAGCGCCGATGCTATTTATTGGTGAAGAGGTAGGACATGGCGGACGGGAAGTGGATATTGCCGTTGATCCGCTGGAAGGCACCACTTTGGTAGCCAAAGGCCTGCCGGGAGCTATTGCTGTTTTGGCCATAGCGCCGCGTGGCTGTCTCCTGCACGCGCCTGATATGTATATGGACAAGATTGCTGTCGGGCCGCTGGCCAGAGGGAAAATTGATATTAATGCGCCGGTTAAGGACAATCTGGCAGCAGTTGCTACGGCCCTTTCGCGTAAGATCGAAGATGTGACTGTCGTCATTCTTGACCGCCCGCGCCATGCCGCCATCATTCAGGAAGCGCGTGATGCCGGGGCCAGGATTAAGCTGATTACCGATGGGGATGTATCGCCGGCCGTTAACGCTGCAATTGAGGGAACCGGCATCCATATGCTGCTGGGTATCGGCGGGGCGCCGGAAGGTGTGCTGGCGGCTGCTGCCATTAAATGTCTGGGCGGCGATATGCAGGCAAAATTGTGGGCGGAAAGTGATAACGATATTGTACGGGCCAAAGAAATGGGCATCACGGATATCAATAAAGTGTTTACCCTTGACGACCTGGTTAAGGGCGATGAAGTCATTTTTGCGGCAACAGCCATTACCCAGGGCGACCTGCTTAACGGGGTGCGTTATTTTGGCGGCGGGGCGCGTACGCATTCGCTGGTGATGCGTGCTTCCACCGGTACGGTACGGTTTGTTGACGCCATTCATAAGTTTGAGAAAAAACCCATGCTCATTAAACGGACTTAA
- the fsa gene encoding fructose-6-phosphate aldolase: MKFFLDTANLAEIKEILPMGVVAGVTTNPSLIAKEKQDIKAVIQEIASLTPGPVSAEVISTVFAEMLPEARDLAKLGDNVVIKVPVTVDGLKTVSALAAEGIKTNVTLVFSANQALLAARAGAAFVSPFVGRLDDISQDGIALIKDTADIFAIHDIETEIIAASIRHPLHVTQAALAGAHIATIPAKVLVALLNHPLTDAGIKRFLEDWEQAKK, encoded by the coding sequence GTGAAATTTTTCCTGGATACAGCGAATCTTGCTGAAATCAAAGAAATTTTGCCCATGGGTGTTGTAGCAGGTGTAACTACCAATCCGTCACTGATTGCCAAAGAAAAACAGGACATTAAAGCGGTAATTCAAGAAATTGCCTCACTTACCCCAGGTCCGGTAAGTGCTGAGGTAATCAGCACAGTATTTGCAGAAATGCTGCCGGAAGCGCGTGATTTGGCCAAGCTTGGTGATAATGTGGTCATTAAGGTTCCGGTAACGGTAGATGGTTTGAAAACAGTAAGTGCTTTGGCAGCCGAGGGGATAAAAACCAATGTTACCCTGGTTTTTTCGGCCAATCAGGCACTTTTGGCCGCCCGGGCAGGGGCCGCTTTTGTCAGCCCGTTCGTTGGGCGCCTTGACGATATTAGCCAGGACGGCATTGCCCTGATAAAGGATACAGCAGATATTTTTGCCATTCATGACATTGAGACCGAAATTATTGCTGCCAGCATCCGGCATCCCCTGCATGTCACGCAAGCCGCGCTGGCCGGGGCGCATATCGCGACAATACCCGCCAAGGTGTTAGTGGCGCTCTTAAACCACCCGTTGACCGATGCCGGGATTAAGCGTTTCCTGGAAGACTGGGAACAAGCAAAGAAATAA
- the sppA gene encoding signal peptide peptidase SppA, whose product MFKRSVVLFLAFIIGLSMVVSLFIAPKVKDSKLTAADKIAIIYVDGMIAGGRGQVGLFTESGGTDALIRQLHSARDDAAVKAVVLRINSPGGTVPASQEVGEELKKLRAAGKPVVTSMGDMAASGGYWLAACTDKIYANPATITGSLGVYMPYSNWEELYQKIGVRQEKIKSGPHKDILSPDRPLTAEERAIIQVMVDDMYNQFVEVIAEGRGLEPDRVRQLADGRIYTGRQAKELGLVDELGNMYDAIDGTAAMVGIAGKPEIVEYGKMNALEMLLGAQSTINSGQLLLTYFTEMLSTADRAATPQGY is encoded by the coding sequence ATGTTCAAACGCTCGGTTGTCCTCTTTTTGGCTTTTATTATTGGCCTGTCGATGGTAGTCTCGCTGTTTATTGCGCCCAAGGTCAAGGATAGCAAGCTGACTGCTGCGGATAAAATTGCCATAATCTATGTTGATGGCATGATTGCCGGCGGTCGGGGGCAGGTCGGTCTGTTTACGGAAAGCGGCGGCACAGATGCTCTCATCCGGCAGCTGCATTCAGCCCGCGATGATGCTGCGGTGAAAGCCGTAGTGCTTAGGATCAACAGCCCTGGCGGCACTGTGCCGGCTTCGCAGGAAGTGGGAGAGGAACTCAAAAAACTGCGTGCTGCCGGCAAACCGGTGGTTACCTCGATGGGTGACATGGCGGCATCGGGCGGTTACTGGCTGGCCGCCTGTACGGACAAAATATATGCCAACCCCGCTACCATTACCGGCAGTCTTGGTGTATACATGCCTTATTCCAATTGGGAAGAACTCTACCAAAAAATTGGCGTCAGGCAGGAAAAAATTAAGAGCGGCCCGCATAAAGATATCTTATCACCCGACCGGCCGCTCACCGCTGAGGAACGGGCCATTATTCAAGTCATGGTCGACGATATGTACAATCAGTTTGTTGAGGTGATTGCCGAAGGCCGCGGGCTGGAGCCGGACAGGGTGCGCCAATTGGCTGACGGGCGTATCTATACCGGGCGGCAGGCCAAAGAACTGGGTCTTGTCGACGAACTGGGCAATATGTATGATGCCATCGATGGAACGGCAGCTATGGTGGGGATTGCCGGCAAGCCGGAAATTGTTGAATATGGCAAAATGAATGCGCTGGAAATGCTGCTGGGGGCACAGAGCACCATTAACTCCGGGCAGCTTTTGCTTACCTATTTTACGGAAATGCTCTCCACGGCCGATCGTGCGGCCACACCCCAGGGCTATTAA
- the argS gene encoding arginine--tRNA ligase yields the protein MDIKEQLIAAIGQAAARAMADGVFTAGELPEISLEVPPQKEFGDYATNFAMQSAKAARSNPRSIAQAIVDRLNEPWLDKAVIAGPGFINFYLKSDVIYQELAAILAVGDSFGQTDAGQAERIQVEFVSANPTGPLHVGHGRGAAFGSALVNLLKAAGYQVEAEFYINDAGNQIDNLAASVNARYLELLGQTVQFPEDGYHGRDIIDTARRIIDRHGDRYLTMSEADRLAEFKEVALVEKLAALKEDLEQFGVTFDVWFSERTLHNSGSVAATCEQLKNNGSIYEKDGALWLKSTVYGDDKDRVVIRDNGVPTYLAADIAYHRDKFARGFNRVINIWGADHHGYISRVKAAIAAMEYNPDHLEVLILQMVSLYQNGELVKMSKRTGQGVTLGELIEEVGRDAARFFFIMRSIDSQLDFDLDLAKSKSNENPVYYIQYAHARIASIFRQVLEAGLSVPGDFSQVKLELLTEQAEIDLIKKMAQFPAEVTAAARERAPHRIARYAHELAGLFHTFYNQCRIIGVDPALQAARLALVTAVRSTIRQALNILGVDAPEKM from the coding sequence ATGGACATTAAAGAACAACTGATTGCCGCAATTGGACAAGCGGCTGCGAGGGCGATGGCCGATGGTGTGTTTACTGCCGGTGAGCTGCCCGAAATTTCCTTGGAAGTGCCGCCGCAAAAAGAATTTGGTGATTATGCCACCAATTTTGCCATGCAATCGGCCAAAGCGGCCAGGAGCAATCCACGGAGCATTGCCCAGGCCATTGTTGACCGGCTGAATGAGCCGTGGCTGGATAAGGCTGTAATTGCCGGGCCGGGATTTATTAACTTTTACTTAAAGTCGGATGTGATTTACCAGGAGCTGGCTGCCATCCTGGCTGTCGGAGACAGCTTCGGCCAAACCGATGCCGGACAGGCCGAGCGGATTCAGGTAGAATTTGTCAGTGCCAATCCCACCGGCCCCTTGCATGTGGGTCATGGCCGGGGGGCGGCGTTCGGCAGTGCGCTGGTTAATCTGCTTAAGGCAGCCGGTTATCAGGTAGAAGCCGAGTTTTACATCAATGATGCCGGTAACCAGATTGATAACCTGGCGGCTTCTGTTAATGCCAGATATCTGGAGCTGCTGGGTCAAACGGTTCAGTTCCCGGAAGACGGCTATCATGGACGGGATATTATCGATACCGCCCGGCGCATTATCGACCGCCATGGCGATAGATATCTCACTATGTCCGAGGCCGACCGCCTGGCTGAATTTAAAGAAGTCGCCCTTGTCGAAAAGCTGGCCGCTCTCAAAGAAGATCTGGAACAATTCGGTGTCACCTTTGATGTGTGGTTCAGTGAACGCACTTTGCACAACAGCGGCTCGGTGGCTGCCACCTGTGAGCAGCTGAAGAATAATGGCAGTATCTACGAAAAGGATGGAGCTTTATGGCTTAAATCAACGGTTTATGGTGACGACAAAGACCGGGTGGTTATCCGCGACAATGGTGTACCGACCTATCTGGCTGCCGATATTGCCTACCACCGTGACAAATTTGCCCGTGGCTTTAACCGGGTAATCAATATTTGGGGGGCCGATCATCACGGCTATATTAGCCGGGTGAAGGCGGCCATTGCCGCTATGGAATATAATCCTGACCATCTGGAAGTACTTATTTTGCAAATGGTCAGCCTGTATCAAAATGGTGAACTGGTCAAAATGTCCAAGAGGACAGGCCAGGGTGTAACCTTAGGCGAACTTATCGAAGAAGTGGGCCGGGATGCTGCGAGATTTTTCTTTATTATGCGGTCCATTGACAGCCAGCTTGATTTTGATCTTGATTTGGCTAAATCGAAGTCTAACGAAAATCCGGTTTATTATATCCAGTATGCCCATGCCCGGATTGCCAGTATTTTCCGCCAGGTGCTTGAAGCCGGCCTGTCTGTGCCGGGCGACTTCAGCCAGGTTAAACTGGAACTGTTGACAGAACAGGCCGAGATTGACCTCATCAAAAAAATGGCGCAATTTCCCGCAGAAGTGACAGCTGCCGCCCGCGAGCGTGCACCGCACCGCATTGCCCGGTATGCGCATGAATTGGCCGGTTTGTTCCATACGTTTTATAATCAGTGCCGTATTATCGGTGTCGACCCTGCACTGCAGGCTGCCCGCCTGGCTTTGGTAACAGCCGTGCGGTCAACCATTCGGCAAGCGCTCAATATCCTGGGAGTGGATGCTCCGGAAAAAATGTGA
- a CDS encoding CTP synthase, with protein sequence MTKYIFVTGGVVSSLGKGITAASLGRLLKSRGLKVTIQKFDPYINFDPGTMSPYQHGEVFVTEDGGETDLDLGHYERFIDINLSKSSNVTAGKIYWSVINKERKGDYLGSTVQVIPHITNEIKERIYRVGKEDNADIVITEIGGTVGDIESLPFLEAIRQVKKEVGRGGVLYIHVTLVPYISAAGELKTKPTQHSVKELRSIGIHPDVIVCRTEHEISPEMKEKLALFCDIDGDAVIQNKNAASIYQVPLMLENEGLDRIAMEKLNLVDNGADMAEWRHMVDKIMNPSESVRIAIVGKYVALQDAYMSVSEALRHGGISSNTAIEIKWVHAEDIEADETDLAAYLGDVEGILVPGGFGDRGIEGKIKAIRYARENKIPFLGLCLGMQSAVIEYARNVCGLKEAHSTEFNADTPYPVIDLMAEQAAVEDKGGTMRLGVYPCKVTEGTLTYQAYQDEIVYERHRHRFEFNNAYREQLAAAGLVIAGTLPNGRLVEIVEVKDHPWFVGTQFHPEFKSRPTNPHPLFRDFVKASLQYKQGKL encoded by the coding sequence ATGACTAAATATATTTTTGTTACCGGCGGTGTGGTATCTTCGCTAGGCAAGGGCATTACGGCAGCGTCGCTGGGGCGTCTGTTAAAAAGCCGCGGTCTTAAAGTAACCATCCAAAAGTTTGATCCATACATCAACTTTGACCCCGGTACCATGAGCCCTTATCAGCATGGCGAGGTATTTGTCACCGAGGACGGTGGCGAGACCGACCTTGACCTGGGTCATTATGAACGGTTTATTGATATTAATCTGAGCAAAAGCTCTAATGTTACCGCAGGAAAAATTTATTGGTCTGTCATTAATAAGGAACGCAAAGGCGATTACCTGGGAAGCACGGTGCAGGTAATCCCCCATATTACCAATGAGATTAAAGAACGCATCTACCGGGTAGGCAAAGAAGACAATGCCGATATTGTTATTACCGAAATTGGCGGCACTGTCGGCGATATTGAAAGCCTGCCGTTTTTAGAGGCCATCCGTCAGGTCAAGAAGGAAGTAGGCCGGGGCGGTGTACTCTATATTCATGTTACGCTGGTACCGTATATTTCGGCTGCCGGTGAGCTTAAAACCAAGCCTACCCAGCATAGTGTAAAAGAACTGAGAAGTATCGGTATCCATCCTGATGTTATTGTGTGCCGTACCGAGCATGAAATTTCGCCGGAAATGAAAGAAAAACTGGCGCTGTTCTGCGATATTGACGGCGATGCCGTCATCCAGAACAAAAATGCCGCCAGTATTTATCAAGTCCCGCTCATGCTGGAAAATGAGGGGCTGGACCGTATTGCCATGGAAAAACTCAATCTTGTGGATAACGGCGCCGACATGGCTGAGTGGCGGCACATGGTGGACAAGATCATGAACCCTTCAGAAAGTGTGCGTATTGCTATTGTTGGTAAATATGTCGCCCTGCAGGATGCGTATATGAGCGTATCGGAAGCCCTGCGCCACGGCGGCATCAGCAGCAATACCGCCATTGAAATCAAATGGGTTCATGCCGAAGACATTGAAGCCGATGAAACCGATCTTGCCGCCTACCTGGGTGATGTTGAAGGTATTTTGGTGCCAGGCGGCTTTGGCGACCGTGGTATCGAAGGCAAAATAAAAGCCATTCGTTATGCCCGTGAGAATAAAATACCCTTTTTGGGTCTGTGCCTGGGCATGCAGTCGGCTGTTATTGAGTATGCCCGTAATGTTTGCGGCCTGAAAGAGGCGCATAGCACCGAATTTAATGCCGATACTCCGTACCCGGTTATTGACCTTATGGCCGAGCAGGCAGCCGTCGAGGACAAGGGCGGTACCATGCGCCTGGGGGTGTACCCCTGCAAAGTTACGGAAGGCACTCTGACTTATCAGGCCTATCAAGATGAAATTGTTTATGAGCGTCACCGCCACCGTTTTGAATTTAACAATGCCTACCGTGAACAATTGGCAGCAGCCGGACTGGTTATTGCCGGTACTTTACCCAACGGACGCCTTGTTGAGATTGTTGAAGTAAAAGATCATCCGTGGTTTGTCGGCACGCAGTTTCACCCGGAATTCAAATCCCGCCCGACAAATCCGCATCCGCTGTTTAGAGATTTTGTTAAGGCATCGCTGCAGTATAAACAGGGTAAACTATAA